The proteins below come from a single Crossiella sp. CA-258035 genomic window:
- a CDS encoding aspartate kinase produces MALVVQKYGGSSVETAERIKRVAERIVETRKAGNDVVVAVSAMGDTTDDLLDLASQVAPVPPAREMDMLLTSGERISMSLLAMAIHALGAEARSYTGSQAGVITTSAHGKARIIDVTPGRIREALDQGAIAIVAGFQGVSQDSKEITTLGRGGTDTTAVALAAALNADVCEIYTDVDGVFSADPRIVPDAKHLEQITYEEMLEMAACGAKVLHLRSVEYARRNGMPIRVRSSFNNKPGTLVTGSMEDLAVEQALITGVAHDRSEAKITVTGVPDHPGVAARIFRVVADAELDIDMVVQNVSRAVSGRTDITFTLPRTGGPTAVAALDKAKPEIGFESVAYDEHVGKVSLIGAGMRSHPGVTATFCEALAKVGVNIEIISTSEIRISVICRDTQLDDAVRALHEAFDLGGDEEAVVYAGTGR; encoded by the coding sequence GTGGCGCTCGTCGTCCAGAAGTACGGCGGATCCTCGGTGGAGACTGCTGAGCGGATCAAACGGGTGGCCGAACGGATCGTGGAGACCCGCAAAGCGGGCAACGACGTGGTCGTGGCCGTCTCCGCGATGGGTGACACCACCGACGACCTGCTGGACCTCGCCAGCCAGGTCGCCCCGGTGCCGCCGGCCCGCGAGATGGACATGCTGCTCACCTCCGGCGAGCGGATCTCCATGTCGCTGCTGGCCATGGCGATCCACGCGCTCGGCGCGGAGGCGCGCTCCTACACCGGCTCCCAGGCCGGGGTGATCACCACCTCGGCGCACGGCAAGGCGCGGATCATCGACGTCACGCCGGGCCGGATCCGGGAGGCGCTGGACCAGGGGGCGATCGCGATCGTCGCGGGCTTCCAGGGCGTCAGCCAGGACAGCAAGGAGATCACCACGCTGGGCCGTGGTGGCACCGACACCACCGCGGTCGCGCTGGCCGCCGCGCTCAACGCCGACGTCTGCGAGATCTACACCGACGTCGACGGCGTGTTCAGCGCCGACCCCAGGATCGTGCCCGACGCCAAGCACCTCGAGCAGATCACCTACGAGGAGATGCTCGAGATGGCCGCCTGCGGGGCGAAGGTGCTGCACCTGCGCTCGGTGGAGTACGCGCGGCGCAACGGGATGCCGATCCGAGTTCGCTCTTCGTTCAACAACAAGCCCGGCACCCTGGTGACCGGGTCGATGGAGGATCTTGCCGTGGAGCAGGCGTTGATCACCGGCGTCGCGCACGACCGGTCGGAGGCCAAGATCACCGTGACCGGTGTGCCGGACCACCCCGGCGTCGCCGCCCGGATCTTCCGGGTGGTCGCCGACGCCGAGCTGGACATCGACATGGTGGTGCAGAACGTCTCCCGTGCGGTCAGCGGCCGCACCGACATCACCTTCACCCTGCCGCGCACCGGCGGCCCGACCGCGGTCGCCGCGCTGGACAAGGCCAAGCCGGAGATCGGCTTCGAGTCCGTCGCCTACGACGAGCACGTCGGCAAGGTCAGCCTGATCGGCGCGGGCATGCGCTCGCACCCCGGCGTGACCGCCACCTTCTGCGAGGCCCTGGCCAAGGTCGGGGTCAACATCGAGATCATCTCCACCTCGGAGATCCGCATCTCGGTGATCTGCCGGGACACCCAGCTCGATGACGCGGTCCGCGCGCTGCACGAGGCATTCGACCTCGGTGGCGACGAGGAGGCCGTGGTCTACGCCGGAACGGGGCGCTGA